In one window of Chitinophagales bacterium DNA:
- a CDS encoding 2-C-methyl-D-erythritol 2,4-cyclodiphosphate synthase, with amino-acid sequence MKIRIGSGIDFHRLVEGRELWLGGVLVPHTKGALGHSDADVLLHAICDAMLGALALGDIGKHFPDTDPAYKGIDSKILLKRTNELIQSKGWRVGNIDSTLCLEKPKIKPYVTQMQETIAAIVGVTTDEVSIKATTTEQMGFAGREEGLVAYATVMLEAV; translated from the coding sequence ATGAAAATCCGCATAGGTTCAGGAATTGATTTCCATCGTTTAGTAGAAGGTCGTGAATTGTGGTTGGGTGGGGTATTGGTGCCGCACACCAAGGGCGCATTAGGACATAGTGATGCCGATGTATTATTGCACGCCATTTGTGATGCTATGTTGGGTGCGCTTGCTTTGGGCGACATAGGCAAGCATTTTCCGGATACAGATCCTGCCTATAAGGGTATTGATAGTAAGATTTTATTGAAGCGCACGAATGAGCTCATCCAGTCGAAAGGCTGGCGAGTGGGTAATATTGATTCTACACTTTGTTTAGAAAAACCCAAAATCAAGCCTTACGTTACACAAATGCAGGAAACCATTGCGGCGATTGTTGGTGTAACAACTGATGAAGTTTCTATCAAAGCCACTACCACAGAACAAATGGGCTTCGCCGGTAGAGAAGAAGGGTTGGTGGCTTATGCGACGGTAATGTTAGAAGCGGTGTGA
- a CDS encoding SLBB domain-containing protein — protein sequence MPKQLFGSILLMLAFIFYLPETKAQIPAGIEIASIDIDALSDEQFMQFINRAQLSGLSEAALEAKATERGLSPIQIAKIRQRYATLNKQTVNKAVDQTYAKRDAVSAVAPSPAPATVGGLRIFGQELFSNTNLTFEPNMRMATPRNYILGPDDELVIDVFGYSERTYKMRINAEGEVRFPNIGPVKVSSLTIDEATAKIRSALTTLYPAIKTGATTVQVSLGQIRTIRVILIGEVSRPGTYSLSSLSTIANALYVSGGPSANGSFRNIQLIRNGKTIVQFDLYDFLLRGDLRKNILLQDDDIIKVNTYQTRVSISGAVKRPAIFECSGGECMLDVIREFAGGFADDADLETVTVRRIGRKGREIIDVPNDSLFSFKLRSSDELNVRTLPQRFQNRVQISGAVFYPGEYSVDKYPTLRDLLKRVELKENAFLDRAFLRRLLPDHEAILENFSVADVLKGQWNMSLQKNDSIHIFLKAELREAYTISVAGEVNNPGQFAFTDKMALKDAILLAGGLKDNSSLRQIEIARRIRKDATLADTSVLTVIKRIDLSDSLSVTTNNDFLLEPFDQVTVKRLPRNRYAGTVTIKGEVLFPGQYTLTNQQEPISAVIARAGGSLATADMESAILLRNTFANSMDPNLKALRKSLVLKEVGDSLAKSTLMRVIDTAMQIVAADIAGAVAQPGSTLDIALQDGDIIEVPARNKMVQVFGAVHLSKKMVHTSGLSLRDAIAEAGGFTESAKKKEVYVVYANGKVAATKQFLFFRNYPSLSPGAEIYVPEKKRSRSMSTGEIIGITSGLVGMTTMILAIINITK from the coding sequence ATGCCAAAGCAGCTCTTTGGAAGCATCTTGCTGATGCTTGCCTTTATCTTTTATTTGCCAGAAACAAAGGCACAAATTCCAGCTGGTATAGAAATAGCCAGTATCGATATAGATGCGCTTTCTGATGAGCAGTTCATGCAGTTTATCAATCGTGCTCAGTTATCAGGTTTATCAGAAGCAGCTTTGGAAGCGAAAGCAACGGAAAGAGGATTGTCCCCAATACAGATTGCCAAAATTCGGCAACGTTATGCCACGTTGAATAAACAAACGGTTAATAAAGCGGTAGACCAAACCTATGCCAAAAGAGATGCCGTATCAGCAGTCGCGCCTTCGCCTGCTCCAGCTACTGTTGGGGGATTGCGAATATTTGGTCAGGAACTCTTTTCAAATACCAATCTAACCTTCGAACCCAATATGCGCATGGCTACGCCGCGCAATTATATTCTTGGTCCTGATGACGAATTAGTAATAGATGTATTTGGCTACTCAGAGCGTACATATAAAATGCGAATCAACGCAGAAGGTGAGGTTCGCTTTCCGAATATCGGCCCGGTTAAAGTATCCAGCTTAACCATTGATGAAGCAACGGCTAAGATTCGATCGGCATTGACTACACTCTATCCGGCAATTAAGACAGGGGCTACTACTGTACAGGTTTCATTAGGACAAATCAGAACCATTCGGGTAATTCTGATTGGTGAAGTAAGCAGACCAGGAACTTATTCCTTATCCTCTTTATCTACAATAGCGAATGCTTTGTATGTATCTGGTGGTCCATCTGCAAATGGGTCTTTTAGAAATATCCAACTGATTAGAAACGGAAAAACGATTGTACAATTTGATTTGTACGACTTTTTGTTAAGAGGTGATTTGCGGAAAAATATCCTGCTTCAGGACGATGATATCATTAAAGTGAATACCTATCAAACCAGGGTGTCTATTAGCGGGGCAGTAAAACGTCCTGCCATCTTTGAATGTTCCGGTGGAGAGTGTATGTTGGACGTCATCAGAGAATTTGCGGGTGGTTTTGCAGATGATGCAGATCTGGAAACGGTAACTGTTCGCAGAATCGGAAGAAAGGGCAGAGAAATTATTGATGTGCCTAATGACAGTTTATTCAGTTTTAAGCTGCGTTCATCAGATGAGTTAAACGTTAGAACCTTACCTCAGCGTTTTCAAAACAGAGTACAAATTAGTGGTGCTGTTTTTTATCCGGGTGAATATTCAGTAGATAAATATCCAACGCTTCGCGATCTTTTAAAACGTGTTGAATTAAAAGAAAATGCCTTTCTGGACCGTGCTTTTTTGAGGAGGTTACTGCCAGACCATGAAGCAATATTGGAAAACTTCAGCGTGGCAGATGTGCTGAAAGGTCAATGGAATATGTCCTTACAAAAAAATGATTCTATTCATATTTTCCTGAAAGCGGAGCTAAGGGAAGCCTATACCATAAGTGTAGCTGGTGAAGTGAATAATCCGGGCCAATTTGCATTTACGGATAAAATGGCTTTGAAAGACGCTATTTTGTTGGCAGGCGGATTGAAAGACAATAGCAGTCTCCGTCAGATTGAGATAGCGAGAAGAATCAGGAAAGACGCAACATTGGCTGATACAAGTGTATTGACAGTAATTAAGAGAATTGATTTGTCAGATAGTCTTTCAGTTACTACGAATAATGACTTTTTATTAGAACCCTTTGATCAAGTAACGGTAAAGCGTTTGCCGAGAAATCGCTATGCTGGTACAGTTACAATTAAAGGCGAGGTATTATTTCCAGGGCAATACACTTTAACCAATCAACAAGAACCTATTAGTGCAGTGATAGCCAGAGCTGGGGGCAGTCTGGCCACTGCCGATATGGAATCTGCCATACTCTTACGCAACACTTTTGCTAACAGTATGGATCCCAATTTGAAAGCGCTGAGGAAAAGCCTCGTGTTAAAGGAAGTAGGGGATAGCTTGGCCAAATCAACCTTAATGCGCGTTATTGATACGGCCATGCAGATTGTTGCTGCCGATATTGCCGGCGCTGTTGCACAGCCGGGCTCTACATTAGATATTGCTTTACAAGATGGTGATATCATTGAGGTGCCTGCACGAAATAAAATGGTGCAGGTATTTGGAGCAGTGCATTTGTCCAAGAAAATGGTCCATACCTCTGGTCTTAGTCTGCGTGATGCCATTGCAGAAGCAGGTGGGTTTACGGAGTCTGCAAAAAAGAAAGAAGTGTATGTAGTTTATGCAAACGGAAAAGTGGCAGCCACAAAACAGTTTTTATTTTTTAGAAATTATCCATCATTGAGTCCCGGTGCAGAAATCTATGTGCCTGAAAAGAAACGAAGCAGAAGCATGAGTACAGGAGAAATCATTGGAATCACATCTGGCTTAGTGGGCATGACAACCATGATATTAGCGATTATTAATATTACGAAATAG